Proteins co-encoded in one Brassica rapa cultivar Chiifu-401-42 chromosome A02, CAAS_Brap_v3.01, whole genome shotgun sequence genomic window:
- the LOC103850831 gene encoding transcription factor MYB46 — MRKPEVANVVTHQVKKMKKGLWSPEEDSKLMQYMITNGQGCWSDVAKNAGLQRCGKSCRLRWINYLRPDLKRGAFSPQEEELIIRFHSILGNRWSQIAARLPGRTDNEIKNFWNSTIKKRLKKLSDTSNSVNNSSSSPKASDSSSNSTSSLEFKDIIGSFMSLQEQGFVNPSFTNMPTNNNPFPAPQLISHPYNDDFPPYVDGFCGINTGVQGELYFPPLECEEGDWYNADITNHLDDDMNTNGAGNVPEGVRMEEYWDLDQLMNTEAPSFYFNFKQSI, encoded by the exons atgagaaaACCAGAGGTAGCAAATGTAGTCACTCATCAagtaaagaagatgaagaaggggCTTTGGTCTCCAGAGGAAGACTCAAAGCTGATGCAATATATGATAACCAATGGGCAAGGATGTTGGAGCGATGTAGCCAAAAACGCAGGCCTTCAACGATGTGGCAAAAGCTGCCGTCTTCGTTGGATCAACTATCTTCGTCCTGACCTCAAGCGTGGCGCTTTCTCTCCTCAGGAAGAGGAACTCATCATTCGTTTTCATTCCATTCTCGGCAACAG GTGGTCTCAGATTGCAGCACGATTGCCTGGTCGAACCGACAACGAGATCAAGAACTTTTGGAACTCAACAATAAAGAAAAGGCTAAAGAAATTATCCGACACATCCAACTCCGTCAACAACTCATCCTCATCACCCAAAGCAAGTGACTCGTCTTCTAATTCCACCTCGTCTTTGGAGTTTAAAGACATTATAGGAAGCTTCATGTCCTTACAAGAACAAGGATTCGTCAACCCCTCTTTTACCAACATGCCAACCAACAACAATCCATTCCCAGCGCCACAACTGATCAGCCACCCGTATAATGACGACTTTCCCCCTTATGTAGATGGTTTCTGCGGAATAAACACAGGAGTACAAGGGGAACTCTACTTTCCACCTTTGGAATGTGAAGAAGGCGACTGGTACAACGCAGATATTACCAACCACTTAGATGACGACATGAACACTAATGGGGCTGGAAACGTACCTGAGGGTGTGAGAATGGAAGAATATTGGGACCTTGACCAGTTGATGAACACTGAGGCGCCTTCGTTTTACTTCAACTTCAAGCAAAGCATATGA